TGAAAATCATAAATATGAGTCTCAATATTAATGCCTTTGTCACCAAAAGTTGGATTCTGTCCCACATTAGTTATGCTTAAATACTCATCCCCATTTATTAATGAATATGTCTTATATACACCAAATTTAGGTATGACATAGTCAGTACCTAATCCTAGGTTTGCCGTACGAAAACCTAGGCCTTTTCCTCTACCCCTACCTTTTATAACATTTCCTTTAATACTATATTTTCTGCCTAATAAAGAATTAGCCTCTATTATATTGCCTTCATTTATCAAACTTCTTATTAAAGTGCTGCTTATTATTTTACTGTTTTTCTGTACAGGAGATATTACTTCAACTTGGAAACCATATTCTTGTCCAAATTTTTTTAACATATCAGTATCTCCCTTACCCTTATATCCAAATCTATAATTATAACCTACTACGACATATTTAGCATTTAGTCTATTCACTAAAATATCCTTAACAAAATTTTCTGGATCCATCTTCATTAAGCCTTCATCAAAACTCATCATATATAAAAAATCTATTCCAAAAGATTTTAACACTTCTATTTTCTGTTCATTATTCATTAAATATCTTGGTAATTCTCTTCCTTTAACCATAGTAGCTGGATGGTTATAAAAAGTAAACACAGTGCTTTTAAGTCCATATTCCTTAGCTTTTAATTTCATACTGTTTATTAATTGTTGATGACCTAAATGTATTCCATCAAAACTTCCCAAACATACTGCAGTATTTTTTAAAGATATTTTCTTGTTTATTATAGTCTCCATAGCAATTCACCTTTATATAAATACTTTTTCCATTTTTAATTCTAAATAAGTATTCACTATTTTGTTTATAATACCAATACCTATAAATCTATTTTTACAATAAACTCTAACCTTGCTATCTTTTTTATAATACTTTTCATTTCTGATTTTAACACTTGCACCATTAATGATCTTATTATATAGCATATCATCTAAATAAATCTCTGTTAAGTTATCCAACGCATTGTCTATAGGAGTTAAAAGTTTTTTTATGTCATTTTTTTCTATAGTTTCTTTTATTTCTTCAATAGTAAACGTATCTTCAATGCTAAACTTCCCAACCTTAGTCCTCAATAAAAATGTCATATGACCATATACACCTAAATCTGCCCCAATATCATTGCAAAGGGTCCTAATATAAGTACCTTGAGAACACATAACATCAAATAATACCCTCTTATTTTGAATATTATTTAATATATTAAGTTCATATATATGTCTTTTTCTAGGTTCAACATCAACAGTTTTACCTTGTCTAGCATACTCATAAAGTTTTTTCCCTTTTATCTTTATAGCAGAGTATTGTGGAGGTATTTGATATATTTCTCCTTTGTATCTATTAAAAGTAGTATTTATCTCTTCTTCTGACACTGTATTGTGAGAAACATCCAAAATTTTTCCATATTTATCTTGAGTATCTGTTTTAGTCCCAAATAAAACTTCTCCTATATAACTTTTCATGTCTAAGTTCATATATTGTATAGCTTTAGTTGCTTTTCCAATACATATGGGCAATACTCCAGCAGCATTAGGGTCAAGAGTCCCTGTATGCCCAACCTTTTTTATATTAAAATTTTTTCTAATAAATCCTACAACATCATGAGATGTCATACCTGTAGGCTTTAATACATTAATTATTCCATCCACATATATCACCTTAGATGTATTTTTATTTTTTCTAATAAATCTTTTTTAATATCTTGTTGCTCTCCTGTTATAGTGCATCCTGAAGCCTTTGCATGGCCACCACCTCCATATATGGTAGCTATCTTTGATACATCTACATATGTTTTTGACCTGAAACTTAGTTTAAAAATATTATTTTCAGTTTCTTTTAGTACACATGCGACTTCGACACAATCAATATCTCTAATAAATTCAACTATACCATCTACGTATTCAGTTGTTCCGCCCCATTTATCTATTAAATCCAAAGGTACAGTGACCATTCCTACCTTATTATCTAAATAAAACTCTATGTTTACAACAGCATCTATAAAAAGCATTACCTTTTCAAAGGGTTTATTTTGATATAATTTAGTGTTTATTTCACCAATATTAATATTTTGCTCTAAAAGCTTCGATACCGCAATATGAGTAGATGAAGATGTATTATCATATTTAAAGCTTCCTGTATCTGTAGATATAGCCACATATAAATTAATTGCTATGTCATTATCTATATCTAATTTCATACTCTCTAATATAGATAAGACCATCTCTCCTGTTGAACTGGCATATGGGTTAATAATATTAATTGATCCATATTTATCATTTGTTATATGATGATCTATATTTATAATCTTATTAGCATCAATACATCTATTTTCTCCTATCCTGTATATGTCGCTACAATCTAATAATATATATAATTCTTGTTTACCTATATCATCTAAATTCATAATCTCTTCATTGCCAGGTAAAAAACTATACTTTGCAGGAACATTATCAGGAATAGCCATATATATCTTATTGCCATACTTTTTTCTTAATGCAAGTCCAAATCCCAATAGAGAACCTAAACTATCTCCATCGGGATTTAGATGAGAAATTAGACAAACACTGTTGGCATTTTCAATTCTTTTACTTAATTCCTTAATATCATTTAAATACTCATTCATCGGAACTATTACCATCCTTTTTAGATAAGTCATTTAATATTTTAGAAATTCTAATACCATTTTCTATTGAATCATCTAAATAAAATATAGGTTCCGGAGTATATCTAAGTTTCATATTATTGCCTATTTCTTTTCTAACAAATCCTGCCGCATTTTTAATTGCTGTTAAAGTATTTTCTTTTTCTCCTTCATCTCCCAATACAGTTATATAAACTTTAGCATATCTATGATCTCTAGTAACCTCAACCTGTGTTACACTGGTCATAGGAGATATTCTAGGATCTTTCAATCCTTTGATTAATAACCTACTTACAATTTTCTTTATTTCTTCAGAAATCCTAGCATTTCTTTTATTACCCATAATTAATCACCTTCCTAAGAAAGTTCTATCTTTCAACTTCCTCCATAATGTAGGCCTCTATTACATCTCCCACTTTAACATCATTATAGTTCTCTATACCTATACCGCCTTCATAACCTGAAGCTATTTCCCTAACATCATCTTTAAACCTTTTAAGTGATGAAATACTTCCTTCATGTATAACGACATTATCTCTCAATAATCTTACTTCAGAATTTCTAGTTACCTTTCCATTCAATACATATACACCTGCAACAACTCCAACATTGGGAACTTTAAAAGTAGCCCTTACTTCTGCTCTGCCCAATATTACTTCCTTGTATTCAGGCTCTAACATTCCCTTTATAGCTGCCTCAATATCCTCTATTGCATTGTAAATGACTCTGTATGTCCTTACATCAACATTCTCCCTATTTGCCAAATCTAATGCTGTAGATGTAGGTCTTACATTAAATCCTATTACAATAGCATTAGATGCAGATGCCAACATTATATCTGTCTCTCTTATAGCACCTACACCACCATGAATAGGATTCACCTTAACTTCTTCATTACTTAGCTTTATCAATGATTGTTTTACAGCTTCTATAGACCCTTTTACATCAGCTTTTACAATAACATTTAAGTCTTTTACTTCACCTGTTTTTATTTGATCAAATAGATCCTCTAAAGAAATATTCTGTTTTGACTTTATTTGTTCCCTTCTTTGAGTATCTTTTCTATTACTAGCTATATCTCTAGCACTTTTATCATCTTCCACTGCATAAAGTCTATCTCCTGCTTCTGGTACCTCAGAGAGTCCCAATATTTCAACAGCTGAAGATGGCCCAGCTTTTTTTACTCTCTTACCATTGCTATCAACCATAGCCCTTACTCTACCACTAGCTACTCCTGATACTACAGCATCTCCTACATTAAGAGTTCCTTTTTGCACAAGTACAGTAGCAACTGGTCCTCTGGCCTTATCTAATTGTGCGTCTATTATAGTACCTACAGCATTCCTGTCAGGATTGGCCTTTAATTCTTGCATTTCTGAAACTAATAATATCATCTCTAATAATTCTTTAATACCTTCATTTTTCAATGCAGAAACTGGAACAACAATTGTATCTCCACCCCAGTCCTCAGGTACAAGCCCTTGTTCTGTAAGCTCTTGTAGTACTCTATCAGGATTAGCTCCAGGTTTATCCATCTTATTTACAGCAACTATAAGAGGAACCTCGGCAGCCTTAGCATGATTTATAGCTTCAATAGTTTGAGGCATAACACCATCATCAGCAGCAACTACTAATATGGCTATATCTGTTACTTGAGCCCCTCTTGCCCTCATAGATGTAAAAGCCTCATGTCCTGGAGTATCTAAAAATACTATATTCTTTCCATTTATCTCTACAGTTGATGCTCCAATATGCTGTGTTATTCCTCCTGCCTCCTTAGCTGTAACATGGGATTTTCTAATTGCATCTAATAGAGATGTCTTACCATGGTCTACATGGCCCATTACAGTTATTACAGGTGGTCTTGGAATAAGATCCTCTGGTGCGTCTTCATAATCTAATTGTTCTTCTTCTTTTTCCTCAATAGTCTTTTTCTGAATTACAGTATATCCAAATTCTTCTGCTATAATAGTGGCTGTATCAAAATCAATTTCTTGATTCATACTGGCCATTACTCCAAATCCCATAAGTTTTGTTATCAATTGTGTTGGAGATATGCCTATTTTTTCTGCAAAATCCTTTACCACTATTTTTTCTTCTGCTTCAATCTCTTTTGCTGAATCTGATTCTTCATCCTCTTCATCATTTGTTTTCTCAGTCTTTGTTTCCTCATTATTCTCTTTTATATCTTCTTCTACTTTTTCAGTCTCTTCAGAGAAAAAGTCTGATAGTATATCCGCTTCCTCATCTTCTATCGTACTCATATGGTTTCCTACTTCCATATCTAACTCTTTCATTTTTTCTATTAATTTTTTACTTGTCATTCCTAATTCTTTAGCTAACTGATATACTCTTTTTTTAGTCATATATCATTCACCCCCTAATTATTTTCAGGTGATACACCATCAAAGAGCTTCAAAAATCCATTCAAAAACTCATTATTACATACTGCTAATATAGATATACTTGATTTTCCAATGGAATACCCTATTTCATCTTTTTTACCAAATATTTTGAATGCAATGTTTTTACTATTACACATATTAACAAACTTCTTTTTAGTATTAAATGATGCATCATCAGCAATAAGTACAATCTTTGCTTTATTTTTTTTAATAGCATTAACACATGCAGTTTCACCAACTTTTAAATACCCAGCACGGTTAGCTATCCCTATCATTGAATAAATTTTATTTACCATGGCTCTCTATCTCCTTTTGAAGCCTATCATAGACCTCATCAGGTATATTTGTATTTAAATTTCTATTTAATCCATTGTTCTT
Above is a genomic segment from Clostridiisalibacter paucivorans DSM 22131 containing:
- a CDS encoding bifunctional riboflavin kinase/FAD synthetase; protein product: METIINKKISLKNTAVCLGSFDGIHLGHQQLINSMKLKAKEYGLKSTVFTFYNHPATMVKGRELPRYLMNNEQKIEVLKSFGIDFLYMMSFDEGLMKMDPENFVKDILVNRLNAKYVVVGYNYRFGYKGKGDTDMLKKFGQEYGFQVEVISPVQKNSKIISSTLIRSLINEGNIIEANSLLGRKYSIKGNVIKGRGRGKGLGFRTANLGLGTDYVIPKFGVYKTYSLINGDEYLSITNVGQNPTFGDKGINIETHIYDFQEDIYGENIEVRFDSFVRGERKYNSREDLIKQVMKDMEIVKGCK
- the truB gene encoding tRNA pseudouridine(55) synthase TruB — translated: MDGIINVLKPTGMTSHDVVGFIRKNFNIKKVGHTGTLDPNAAGVLPICIGKATKAIQYMNLDMKSYIGEVLFGTKTDTQDKYGKILDVSHNTVSEEEINTTFNRYKGEIYQIPPQYSAIKIKGKKLYEYARQGKTVDVEPRKRHIYELNILNNIQNKRVLFDVMCSQGTYIRTLCNDIGADLGVYGHMTFLLRTKVGKFSIEDTFTIEEIKETIEKNDIKKLLTPIDNALDNLTEIYLDDMLYNKIINGASVKIRNEKYYKKDSKVRVYCKNRFIGIGIINKIVNTYLELKMEKVFI
- a CDS encoding DHH family phosphoesterase — its product is MNEYLNDIKELSKRIENANSVCLISHLNPDGDSLGSLLGFGLALRKKYGNKIYMAIPDNVPAKYSFLPGNEEIMNLDDIGKQELYILLDCSDIYRIGENRCIDANKIINIDHHITNDKYGSINIINPYASSTGEMVLSILESMKLDIDNDIAINLYVAISTDTGSFKYDNTSSSTHIAVSKLLEQNINIGEINTKLYQNKPFEKVMLFIDAVVNIEFYLDNKVGMVTVPLDLIDKWGGTTEYVDGIVEFIRDIDCVEVACVLKETENNIFKLSFRSKTYVDVSKIATIYGGGGHAKASGCTITGEQQDIKKDLLEKIKIHLR
- the rbfA gene encoding 30S ribosome-binding factor RbfA, translating into MGNKRNARISEEIKKIVSRLLIKGLKDPRISPMTSVTQVEVTRDHRYAKVYITVLGDEGEKENTLTAIKNAAGFVRKEIGNNMKLRYTPEPIFYLDDSIENGIRISKILNDLSKKDGNSSDE
- the infB gene encoding translation initiation factor IF-2, with the protein product MTKKRVYQLAKELGMTSKKLIEKMKELDMEVGNHMSTIEDEEADILSDFFSEETEKVEEDIKENNEETKTEKTNDEEDEESDSAKEIEAEEKIVVKDFAEKIGISPTQLITKLMGFGVMASMNQEIDFDTATIIAEEFGYTVIQKKTIEEKEEEQLDYEDAPEDLIPRPPVITVMGHVDHGKTSLLDAIRKSHVTAKEAGGITQHIGASTVEINGKNIVFLDTPGHEAFTSMRARGAQVTDIAILVVAADDGVMPQTIEAINHAKAAEVPLIVAVNKMDKPGANPDRVLQELTEQGLVPEDWGGDTIVVPVSALKNEGIKELLEMILLVSEMQELKANPDRNAVGTIIDAQLDKARGPVATVLVQKGTLNVGDAVVSGVASGRVRAMVDSNGKRVKKAGPSSAVEILGLSEVPEAGDRLYAVEDDKSARDIASNRKDTQRREQIKSKQNISLEDLFDQIKTGEVKDLNVIVKADVKGSIEAVKQSLIKLSNEEVKVNPIHGGVGAIRETDIMLASASNAIVIGFNVRPTSTALDLANRENVDVRTYRVIYNAIEDIEAAIKGMLEPEYKEVILGRAEVRATFKVPNVGVVAGVYVLNGKVTRNSEVRLLRDNVVIHEGSISSLKRFKDDVREIASGYEGGIGIENYNDVKVGDVIEAYIMEEVER
- a CDS encoding L7Ae/L30e/S12e/Gadd45 family ribosomal protein, with translation MVNKIYSMIGIANRAGYLKVGETACVNAIKKNKAKIVLIADDASFNTKKKFVNMCNSKNIAFKIFGKKDEIGYSIGKSSISILAVCNNEFLNGFLKLFDGVSPENN